CAAGGTGTTGAAGATTAAGTTTACACATAATCCCCCATACACCGAACATTATAAATATAGCATATGTCCATACAGCTATACTTTTTAAATAGATAACATTATTTACTTTTATAAAATTGAATACCCAATATGCTAAAGCTGTAACACTAAGAATTAAAGCTGCATGAAAACCTAAACTATCAATAGATGTAGAAAAAGTTGTTTCTCTTCCTAAAGAATTTTGCTTGGTTATATCTTTCTCATAACCTCTCTTTAAAGATTCCGGAATATTTTCTGGCTTTTCTATGTATTTACACATCTTTTTTCTTGCTCCAACATTTATAATTAACATCCCTAGAAGAATACCTCCTACAAGTCCAAATGTTGCAATAGCCGATCCTACTCCTTGTGAAATATTCCAATAAGATAGATCTCTTTCTTTTAGCATACTTGATAAAATTCCTATTGTCCCATGTCCTCCTGCAAAAGCAAATTCAAGTTCAGCTCCAAAAATAGGATAAAGGCTAGGTATAAATCTTTTTAAAATTAAATATGAAACCATTCCTACTATTAATTGTAACATTGTTACTCCCATCATAATAAGTCCATGAGGCAAAACATTTTTTAGCTTATCCTTAGGAGCTAAAACTAATCCTAAAGGTATCGAAGCAACAATAGGAACTATAAGGATACTTGGAATTTTAGAATAGATGCTAATGTATTCTTTATTAACTGGTAGCATTAAA
The DNA window shown above is from uncultured Fusobacterium sp. and carries:
- a CDS encoding sodium/glutamate symporter, with product MTMTFIYSLGLLSIFLLIGVILRAKIKLLQNLFLPASVIGGFLLLMLPVNKEYISIYSKIPSILIVPIVASIPLGLVLAPKDKLKNVLPHGLIMMGVTMLQLIVGMVSYLILKRFIPSLYPIFGAELEFAFAGGHGTIGILSSMLKERDLSYWNISQGVGSAIATFGLVGGILLGMLIINVGARKKMCKYIEKPENIPESLKRGYEKDITKQNSLGRETTFSTSIDSLGFHAALILSVTALAYWVFNFIKVNNVIYLKSIAVWTYAIFIMFGVWGIMCKLNLQHLVDSKIKAKLSGMLTEYAIIAAIASMPVKLIYQYIIPIIFVVVLGFIFTFIYIFLFSKLYIKEDWFEHSIISFGMNTGIFITGLLLLRVTDPNLKSSAFADHTLCYALTSWSFVLVGVILDLWISKGVLSALIITIVMLILFSALNFFMKKFIK